The DNA segment GAAGGGGTAGCCGGAGAGATTGGAGAAGTTCTTCGCAGAAACACGAAGCAAGTCCCAGTCCGCCCGCATCGCTCGCGAGATTGCGTGCCGTTGCTCCGGGAACAACTCCTTGAAGTCCCGGTGCAGCCGGTAGTAGTTCTCCTTGATGCGCCCCAGCTGGGTCATGATTTGAGTGAAGTAAAGGACGCTCGCTTTCTCGAGCGTCCCCACGAATCCGGGCTGGTACATCTGGGGATCTGGCGCCGCCATCTCAGGCCACCCCCCGAGCCCCGACCGCAGCCGGGTGATGGTACCGACACCTCGTCTCTCCCGGTACGATGGGGTGCCTGTACTTGCAGCGCATCCCGGGGGCAGAGGCCCTCAGGCCCAAGCGTGCCCGCAGTTCCTCCAGAAGATGCCGCTCGACCAACTTGCCTATGCGTGTGACCTCGTCCTGCAGAGGCGTGTCCGGCTCGGCCAGCTCTCGCAGCTCCTTCGTCAGCGCCTTCGCCCCCTTCAGCATCGCAGAGTAGGTCTGCGTCAAGGCCTCAGGAGGTTCCCGGCTCCAGTCTTCTAGCGATTCGTGCTGCCGAGGGTCTTCTTGGATGCGGTCCGCCCGCATCGAAGGTTCCGCGGTCATGCCCGTCCCTCGGGATTCGGCGTGACGGCCGCGACCCCTGCCGAGTCCTTGGCATCCGTCAAAACCCCTGTTCGGCATTCGGCTGTACGTTCTCTCCCGTTCGCGATTCCTGGCGACGTTTCGTTTTGCATGTTGGATAGCTATTACGATATTAGTATATTAAATCTCGGAGGGTGCTCTCATTCTTGGAAACAATATCACGGTCCAGGCTTCATGCGCCACTTTCGAACCGATGAAAGCCGAACGCCCCGTCTTGGGAACTTTGCCTGTGCAGACCTCCAGACCTGCTCGTCTGTCACCGATCGTGGGAAGCTGTGCACGAAGTCGAGGAGTTCCCGAGACGGTTTTCCGGCGCGAATACGCCCATCGATTTCCCCATCTGGCTTGATCCGGCGAAGCTTGCCATCGGTCCTCAGCTCATCGACGGCAGGTCCAGCGTATGCAAGGTTGGCCCATGAATCCGGTTCCGCAGCGAGGCTCGTCCCTCGCAAGCTTATGAACCCAAGATCGACGGGTTCAATGTGCCGCACGTCGACGATAAGTTCGTCGCCGCTCAACTTGAGAAGCCTTCCCTGGATCCGGTATCGGGGCATTGCGACACTAATAGGTGGATATATATTTAATATTAGCGCTCCGGATTGCGTTTCGGAGAGCTGTTAAGTCGCGAGCGCGACACGACACCGATCGAAAAGCGAGACACTTCGCCTTCCACCCGGCGTCGTTGGACGTAGAAAAGGCGAGCGAGCTCGTGAAGCGCCCGTCCAAGCCGCGGACGTCGAGCCACGGCGGGACGTACCTGGTCCGGAGGAAGGGGCTCCTGGACGAGGGCCCGCACACACGGCGTGTGGCATTCTCTCCCCCTGTCGAGCGAGACCGGCATGGCCGGGCGGATACAAGGTCGTTGCACACGCGGCGACGCAGTCCGGGGCGCGAACTCGACGTCGACGTTCTCGGGCCGGCCCACCGTCTTCGGCGAGGGCTCATCGATTCGAGGTGCCCGCGGCCGAGGTCTCGATGGACGAGGTCCCTCATCCTCCGATCGAAAGGCTACCCATGGCCGTGCCGCCGATCTGGTCCGTATAGCTGTAGGCCGGCCAGTCCCCCCACGGGCCGAGCGATCCCGACACGAGGCCGGAGGCCGTGACGAGGACAGGGACAGAGCCCGCCGTGGCCCCCGCGTGGACCGTCCAGGCCACGCTCACGCTCTGACCCGCGGAGAGGCTTCCCAATGCCGCCGTAGGACCGCCCACGACGACCGCTCCGTTCCCGACCCCGAGGGTGGCCTGCACCCCCGACGCGGGGAACGTTGGGAACGGGCCGGACCCAAACGGGGCCAGCACGGGGTACGTGATCGTTGCGGAGATCGTCGCCGTCGCCCCTGGCGAGACGGACGCGGGGGTGGTGGTTAGCTGCACCTGCCAGGGGGTGACCAGCACGCCTCCGTACGCCAAGCCCGGGACCCCCCAGATCGTGGTCGAGGCGTTCCATGTGGTCAGGAAGTCCGCGTACGTCATGTTGAACGAGCCGAAGTTCGTGTCCCACGCCTTTCCCCCCGCGAAGCCGGACGAGGATCCCTGGTAGTTCATGTCGTTCTTGAACTGCCGCGACCAGGGGTCGAGCATCATCAGGACTCCCTTGGCGTCGTCATAGCCGATGACGACCCGATAGTGGAACGCCAGGTCCGTCTTCGTCGTCCCGGGGAGCCAGTGGACGAGCACGATCACGGGATAGCCCTGGGCCACGATCGCCTTGAGCTGGTCGAGCCAGGGCGCCGTGGAGGCGTAGAAGAAGCCTGCGTAGCCGAGGGAACGCTCCTGGTACCCCGTCGTCTCCCCCTTCTCGAACCGGTCGCCCACGGTCGTGCTCAGGTTGCTGAACTGGGCCGCCCGCGCCAGGTCGGGGAGGGTCGTCCCGTGGGTCCGCGCGGCATCGTAGATCTCCATCTGATCGATGAACGGACCGTAGTGGGCGAACACCATTTGGAGGGATGCGGCTCCGCATCCCGATGCGTCGATCTGCTGGTACAAGGGAATCCCCGGAATCTTGTAGCTTGTCGGGATCGCCAGGGAGGCCATCGACATCGGGAAGAGCAACGCTAACCCGACGAGGATGGCGAGACACGCCCACGTCGAACGCCACACACGTCGATTCCTGTACGCCAAGTCCCCCGCCTCCGTCCGCGGTGCGAACCTAACGCCCGGGAACGAGCTGCCGCGGCTTCGGGCTTGCGTACATACCCTACGTTCCATGCGGGGCTATCCGCGGTGCCCAACCGGTCGTCGCCGTGCCAGAAAGGCTATGCCCCTTCGGCTCCATCCGTGGGTAGCGAATCCTAGCTAGGCCCTCGGATCGCCGCAAGGCGGGCGATGAAGGTGAGACCCAACTCCGCGATGCGGTTCTACGACCGATTCGCCGGCAAATACGACCTACTCGTGTCGGACGCACGATACGATCAGGTCTTGCCCTTCTTTGTCCGGCTCTTCGAGGCGCACCACGTGACGTCCGTGCTCGACTGCTCGTGCGGAACGGGACAGCACGTCATCCGATTCGCGCAGAGGGGCATCGAGGCCACGGGCAGCGACGTCAGCCGGGAAATGATCCGCCGAGCCCGAAGGAATGCAGCCGCAGCGGGGGCCGAGGTGGCCTTCGTCCGAGCCGATTTCAAGCGACTCCGCGAGGCCTTCGACCGGACGTTCGACTGCGTCGTCTGCTGGGGGAACTCTCTGGACCACGAGTTGACGGAGCGAGGAATCCTCGCGGCGCTTCGAAGCATGCATACTGTACTCCGGGACCACGGCATCCTCGTCGTCCAGATCCGGAACCTGCCCAAGTGGGTCCGCGAGGGGAGGCGGATTTTCCCGATGCACTTCCACAAGGAGCCCAACGGAGACCGCAGGCTCTTCATCTACGTGCTGGACTTCCACCGAACCCGGGTGCGTTTCCACGTCCTCTCCTTTCTGGAGCTCGATGGGAAGCCGACGTTCGAGGTCGACTCGGTCGACTACCGCATCATCCCGGCGCAGCGGCTGAAGGAGCTGATGCGGAAGGCGGGGTTCTTGCACGTGAAGACACACGGGAACGTCCAGTTCGGTCGATTCAACGACCGGCGGAGCGAGGAAATCATCGTGGTCGGAAGGAAGGGTCGGGACCAAGCTCGGAGCTCGAAGCGCCGAAATCCCTAGGCGCCGTCAGGTCCATCCGGACGGTGAAGAAGTCAGTGGGACTCGGGTTCGTCGCGTTCTCTGTGCGGCCCCCGCGCAGGGATTCTGAGGGGCAGGTCGCTCCCAGACACCAGGGGCAACGATGCTTCACGTCGCGGAGACGCGGGCAAGAAGGAAGGTCATCCTGATGGGACACCGCCTGCAGTGGGGGGGTCCGACCCCAGTAAGAGCCCTAGCCGCCCTTGCCTGCCGGCGCGAGGTCCCCCACGCTGGAGATCGTGCCGAGATTCTTCGCGGCCTTCTCGAGCGTGTCCACGAACAACCGTTCGGAGAATCCCGCCGCGATCCCTGCGAGGACGAAGGCGAACGGATTCGTGCCCACGAGCGTCGAGAGCGATCCTAGGGGAAGGGCCAACGCGGCCGTGATCACGACGAACGCTCCGGCCGCCCCGATTAGCATTCGCAATGCGGTGTGGATCACGATGAGCTGGTACCGCGGGATGCTGATGACGACGTCTCTCGCTCCGAGGTAGGCACTGAGGGCGCCCCCAAAGAGGCCGAGGAAGGCGGCGCCCACGAAATGAAACCGCATCCACTGCGTGGTCGGGTTCGATGCGACGATCCACTCGGCGATGGTGATCGAAATGCCTAGGGCGATCAAGACCCCGAAGCCCGCCCAGAGCCACAGGTTGCCCGTGAACACGACCTGGTGGTTGGCCTCGTTCCAGCACTGGGCGCGGACCTGCATCTTCTCGTGCACCGCCTTCCGGATCTCGCTGACCGGCGGAGATGGCGGCGGGGGCGGAGGTGGGGGCGGCGGTGTGCCCGCGTGGCCCTGGGCCTGCGGGGCCGGCTTCGGATGCAGGATATCCAAGATCTCCTGGACCCGCTGCGCCTGGGGCGAGCTGGTAAGACGATCCGCAAGGGGCTTCGGGAGACTAGTGTCCCAGAGGCCGAGTCTCTGCTCGCACGACCAGATGTCCTCGTCAGGCACGACGAGGGGAAGGAGCGCATCCGCGGAGTTCACGTAGATCCACGCCCGGGCGAAGTTCGGTTCCTCGCTGGCCGCGTCCAGATAGGTCATGATCTTGGCCACCGTGACGAGCGATTCCGGCCCGGTCGCGCTTCCTGCCGCCGAACCGGTCTGGCCCGGAATCGGGGGAGGTGCGGGCGGGCCGCCCGAGGGCGGCGCTGCCATCCGCGCGAAGGCCCGATCCGCGTAGTGCCGCACGAGGGTCCAGTCCTGGTGAACCTCGGACCGCATCGAGGAACGGGTGAAATTCCAGAGCCCCGCCCATAAACGTCCCACGGGCCCCCGCTGCTGGGCAATCTCCGCTCGGTACCAGGCCCTCCACTCGCCGATGAGTCGATCTATGTCGGACGGGCTCGACACAAGCCTCCCCCGCCACCTCATCGTTGTACGTGCGATTAAAGGAATCGACGGGTTGTTCCATTTCG comes from the Thermoplasmata archaeon genome and includes:
- a CDS encoding class I SAM-dependent methyltransferase, which gives rise to MKVRPNSAMRFYDRFAGKYDLLVSDARYDQVLPFFVRLFEAHHVTSVLDCSCGTGQHVIRFAQRGIEATGSDVSREMIRRARRNAAAAGAEVAFVRADFKRLREAFDRTFDCVVCWGNSLDHELTERGILAALRSMHTVLRDHGILVVQIRNLPKWVREGRRIFPMHFHKEPNGDRRLFIYVLDFHRTRVRFHVLSFLELDGKPTFEVDSVDYRIIPAQRLKELMRKAGFLHVKTHGNVQFGRFNDRRSEEIIVVGRKGRDQARSSKRRNP
- a CDS encoding C39 family peptidase; this encodes MASLAIPTSYKIPGIPLYQQIDASGCGAASLQMVFAHYGPFIDQMEIYDAARTHGTTLPDLARAAQFSNLSTTVGDRFEKGETTGYQERSLGYAGFFYASTAPWLDQLKAIVAQGYPVIVLVHWLPGTTKTDLAFHYRVVIGYDDAKGVLMMLDPWSRQFKNDMNYQGSSSGFAGGKAWDTNFGSFNMTYADFLTTWNASTTIWGVPGLAYGGVLVTPWQVQLTTTPASVSPGATATISATITYPVLAPFGSGPFPTFPASGVQATLGVGNGAVVVGGPTAALGSLSAGQSVSVAWTVHAGATAGSVPVLVTASGLVSGSLGPWGDWPAYSYTDQIGGTAMGSLSIGG